The Candidatus Zixiibacteriota bacterium genome segment GATGCCGTCGTGCCGTAGCCGTGTAAGTCCAGCTTGTAGTTATCCTGTTCATGGACACAGCCGTCGGGCGTAATCGTGTGACGATTCACTCCGCAGAGGACATCGTACTCCTCCTGGCGCGCGCGTTCCCGTCGCGGCAAGGGCCGCCACGTCACACCCGACTCCCAGGAGGAACGATTGGCAATGTGCATCCAGCGCCCGAATGACTCGAACGCGGCAAATCATTGACCTGATAAACGGCCTGAGTCCACGTGCCGCTGACCAGCGCCGAAGACAGCGCCTGATGCCCCAACTCTGGAAGCCCGCGTAGGCCAACAATGCCGTGTCTTGATACGTCCAGTCCTGCCGCCAATGCTTCACGACGCGGTCATCCCATTCGTCCCGCATGCTGATCGGTGCATCGCCGGACTCGGTCGTGTCGATAACGAGCAGATGCTGCAAGCTGACGAAGTCGCCCCGGTCTTCGATCACCCAAACCAGTTCACGCCCACGCGAACGATGCGGTTCGTGCACCAGGTAGCCGGCTTGCAGCGCGACCGTTTCTTCGAATGAAAAGCTGACTTCATATTCTCCCGCCATCGCGAGGATCGCCAGACGGTCCCGTTCGAAATCGTCTGTAAGAGCGTTGGGTTCGACTTCCTGCGCGGATACGATACGCGGCATCATCAGAAGACAGGCGGCTGCCAAACATGAAACATACTTGATCAGGGAGTTCGCCTTTGCCTGCTCCTGAGTCATGCTATCGCATTGGACAGCTTCTGAATTGGATAAACGCATGGGGCACCTTCCGAGGAATTCAAGCTGTTGCCGTTCAAGCGGTAACCACTTACACCGCGAAGTTAGGCGCGCCTAACTCTCGGCGGGGTACTTGGTACATGTCTCGCTGGACCGAGTCAAGTCCGAATTCGCAGTCAGAAGCAGCGTTGCGCAGAACGCGCCCGCGCATGGGCGCGCGTAAGCGAAGAACACCCACACCGGCGGCTATTGACAAAACCTCTGAAAGATGCGAGAATAAGCATAGGAAGTGCCTTAGGATTATGGAGATGAGACCTCATCCCGACATGCACCGGCATTCTGCCGTGACGTACTCTGTGATGGGTTGTTGCTGTTGTCGCGTTTTCTCACGACGGAAGGGAATGCTCATTCAGAATCTGGATTAAGCCACACCTGACAGCGACATGAAGCGAGAGCCCTTCCGCAAGGAGGGGTTCTTTTTTTGTATCTAAAACGCATCAAGGCAACAGGAGGCATCATGAGCACCACGGTCGAACAGGTCCTTCGAGCCAATCAGTCGTACAAAGAAACATTCGGGAGCAAGCGCGACCTGCCCATGCCCCCGGGACGGCGGTTTGCCGTTTTGACATGCATGGACGCGCGCTTGGATCCGGCCAAGTTTGCGGGATTGGCCGAGGGCGATGCGCATGTCATTCGCAACGCCGGCGGGCGCGCCAGCGACGACGCGATTCGGTCGCTGGTCATCTCTTACAAGCTGCTGGGAACGCGCGAGTGGTTTGTGGTTCACCATTCCGATTGCGGCATGGAGACATTCACCGACGATGTGATCTCCGATCTGCTCTCCAGAAGTCTGGAGACGGCCACGATCAGCAATGGCGGCTGGAAAGACATCGGTAAAGGGCCGGGTGCGCCGGACGGCCGCTTCATCAAATGGCTGACGATCTCCGATCAGCAGACGAGCGTGGTCGAGGATGTGCTGCGCATCCGCAATCACCCGCTCGTGCCCAGGTCGATCGCAATCTATGGGTACATCTTTGACGTCCGGACCGGCGGATTGATCGAGGTCGAGGCGGCGACAGAGGCGGGCGCCGAGCGCGGATAGGTGGCAGAGACGGGCCCTCGCATCCGGCCGACCCCGGCCCCTGATCCTGTTGGCGCCCGAGTGATCACGGTGTAGATTTGGGCTCATGAGCTTCTATGTTTACCTCGCGGTGATCGTCAGCGGCGCATCGGTTCTGGCTGTTGAGATTCTGGGGACGAAAGTCATCGCGCCGTTTTACGGAGCCAGTCTCTACCTCTGGTCGGCGTTGATCTCAGTCACGCTCGCGGCGCTCAGCGTCGGGTACGCGATCGGCGGACGGTGGGCCGACCGTGGTCCGAATCTGCGGCGATTCGCCGCTGTCATCGGTCTGGCCGGCGTGTGGATCGCGTTGATCCCGTGGATGCGGATGCCGGTATTGGCCGCAACGGAGAGCGTCGGTCTGCGCATGGCGGTGCTCATCACCGCCACCGCCCTGTTCTTCCCGCCATTGGTGTTGTTGGGGATGGTCAGTCCGTATGCCATCCGATTGAAGGCCGCCAGTCTGGATGTCGTCGGAACGACGGCCGGTAATCTCTATGCGATCTCTACCGTCGCCAGCGTGGTTGCGGCGATCGCGACCGGGTTTTTCCTGATCCCCAACATGGGCGTATCGCGTCTTCTCTTGTTGATCGGCCTGGCGCTGGTCGTCACGTCGGCCATCGGCATGGCATTGCGCAGCGGCGCGAAGGCAATTGTCGTCGCGGCACTTGTCTTTGGCGGCGGCGCCGTCGTCATCGTTCGCGCATCGCCATCGGTCACTGTTAACCCGGAATGGGGATTGCTTGATGTCAGGCAGACTCATTACGCTGAAATCCGAGTTGTCGAACGCGATGATACGCGCTACATGCTGATCGACGGGGGGACACACACGATCGTCGATCCACGCACATGGGAATCGCGCTTTCCCTACGTAAAGGTGCTCGACCTCGCCCAGTGGATGTTCGCAGAGCCCGGAGAGATGCTCCTGGTCGGACTGGGTGGCGGGTCCGTCGTCAAGTCATTCCATCGTGGGGGTTGGCGAATCGATGCGGTCGAAATCGATCGTGGCGTGGTCGAAACCGCTTACGCGCACTTTGGTTTGAAATCGGACGAGGCGCGCGTCTTTGTGATGGACGCGCGGCAATACCTGATCACGCACGATGGCGCGTACAATCTGATTGTGATGGATGCCTTCGGCAGCAGCTCGATCCCATTCCACCTGGTCACGGAGGAGGCATTCGCGCTGGTCAAGTCGCGCCTGTCGGCCGACGGTGTCCTGGCGATGAATGTTGAAGCGGTGGGCTGGGACGATGTCATCGTTCGTTCTTTGTCCGCCACAGCGCAGCGCCGCTTCGCGCATGTCACCGTCCTGCCGATCGCCGAGCCACCGGACCAGATCGGGAATCTGATCTTACTGGCATCGGACAGGTCTATCGTATTGAGGGATGAGCCGCCGATTCCCATGGATCGGTTTTCCGCGGACTACGATCGCGCGCACGCCTGGGACAACCGTTTTGAGGTGGATACGATCGGAGTGCAAGTGTTGACCGATGAGTTAAACCCGATCGATGTATGGGCGGAGCGGGTGAATCTCGTGGCGCGACGCCAGTTGCACACGGTCTTCAGCGAACGCGGACTCGCGTGGTAATCACTCTTCGTCCATCGGCTTGATTTCCCCGCTCTCGAGTAGCCGGACCGGGTGCCCTTCCAGTTCTCGGGGAATCTTGCGCTCGAGTTCGTCGGTTTGCTCAAATACTAAAACCAAAATGCACGGAGTTCCGTCGTCGAGTTCTCCGATTGCGACACCCGTAACACCCACGATGGACATCAATTCGTCGACATGGGCATCCATCACGGCATTGATGTCCTTTTGTGCCACGGCGTCCCCCTTCTGGGATTGTGGTGCGCACCCCACGCAGGCGGCCAGCAC includes the following:
- a CDS encoding fused MFS/spermidine synthase, whose translation is MSFYVYLAVIVSGASVLAVEILGTKVIAPFYGASLYLWSALISVTLAALSVGYAIGGRWADRGPNLRRFAAVIGLAGVWIALIPWMRMPVLAATESVGLRMAVLITATALFFPPLVLLGMVSPYAIRLKAASLDVVGTTAGNLYAISTVASVVAAIATGFFLIPNMGVSRLLLLIGLALVVTSAIGMALRSGAKAIVVAALVFGGGAVVIVRASPSVTVNPEWGLLDVRQTHYAEIRVVERDDTRYMLIDGGTHTIVDPRTWESRFPYVKVLDLAQWMFAEPGEMLLVGLGGGSVVKSFHRGGWRIDAVEIDRGVVETAYAHFGLKSDEARVFVMDARQYLITHDGAYNLIVMDAFGSSSIPFHLVTEEAFALVKSRLSADGVLAMNVEAVGWDDVIVRSLSATAQRRFAHVTVLPIAEPPDQIGNLILLASDRSIVLRDEPPIPMDRFSADYDRAHAWDNRFEVDTIGVQVLTDELNPIDVWAERVNLVARRQLHTVFSERGLAW
- a CDS encoding carbonic anhydrase, with protein sequence MSTTVEQVLRANQSYKETFGSKRDLPMPPGRRFAVLTCMDARLDPAKFAGLAEGDAHVIRNAGGRASDDAIRSLVISYKLLGTREWFVVHHSDCGMETFTDDVISDLLSRSLETATISNGGWKDIGKGPGAPDGRFIKWLTISDQQTSVVEDVLRIRNHPLVPRSIAIYGYIFDVRTGGLIEVEAATEAGAERG